A single region of the Manihot esculenta cultivar AM560-2 chromosome 12, M.esculenta_v8, whole genome shotgun sequence genome encodes:
- the LOC110628270 gene encoding meiosis-specific protein ASY1 isoform X2 has translation MVVAQRVKETEITEQDSLLLTRNLLRIAIFNISYIRGLFPEKYFNDKSVPALEMKIKKLMPMDAESRRLIDWMEKGVYDALQKKYLKTLLFSVCEGMEGPMIEEYAFSFGYSNSDSQDVSMNINRTGNKKQGGTFKCNSTTEVTPNQMRSSACKMIRTLVQLMRTLDRMPEERTILMKLLYYDDVTPADYEPPFFRSCTEEEANNPWTKSPLKMEVGNVNSKHFVLALKVRSVLDPCDDENDDMEEDEVSLGADSLQKDNSSESDSEVDQSQENQYVVAPVEKGRPEEDNDTVHEDDTQDPDEDEQQLARVKDWIASHHLDTIGLNDVLSNFPDISVVLTEEIMDKLVKEGFLSKTGTDTYAKDKQKKSDFEFNLVKEEMEGPAVSIDNKAPRIDDHMYMRALYHSLPLKYVTVAKLQTQLDGEANQTTVRKLIEKMTRDGFLEAKGSRRLGKRVIHSSQTEKKLIEVKKALDNNVMDVDNNQQSIKSSHLEFQKIGNNHRDNSTCGVLHSIGSDLTRMRVRSDINQNESSMSEQTISRTKEVGNTPTSRAEPVASRESFAPGNENGRANGTTNYCDEADTVICSRSTQDKRTRKTSTVKEPIIQYVKRQRSQAV, from the exons ATG GTTGTAGCACAGAGGGTTAAAGAAACGGAGATCACCGAGCAGGACTCTCTTCTTCTG ACAAGGAACCTTCTCCGTATTGCCATATTCAATATTAGTTACATCAGAGGTCTCTTTCCAGAGAAGTATTTCAATGATAAGTCTGTTCCCGCTTTAG AGATGAAGATCAAGAAGTTGATGCCTATGGATGCAGAGTCTCGTAGACTGATTGATTGGATGGAGAAAG GTGTTTATGATGCATTACAGAAGAAGTACTTGAAGACGCTTTTGTTCTCCGTTTGTGAGGGAATGGAAGGCCCAATGATTGAGGAATATGCGT TTTCCTTCGGTTATTCTAATTCTGACAGTCAAGATGTTTCAATGAATATCAATCGCACTGGAAACAAGAAACAGGGAGGCACATTCAAATGTAACTCCACAACAGAGGTCACTCCCAATCAGATGAG GAGTTCAGCATGTAAAATGATCCGTACACTGGTTCAGTTGATGAGAACTCTGGATAGGATGCCTGAAGAG CGCACAATACTGATGAAACTACTCTACTATGACGATGTGACG CCAGCAGATTATGAACCTCCGTTCTTCAGGAGCTGCACAGAAGAGGAGGCCAATAACCCTTGGACCAAAAGCCCTCTCAAAATGGAGGTTGGGAACGTCAACAGCAAGCATTTTGTACTTGCTCTCAAA GTAAGGAGCGTACTTGATCCTTGCGATGATGAAAATGATGATATGGAAGAGGATGAAGTGAGCTTAGGAGCTGATTCTCTACAGAAGGACAATTCTTCTGAATCTGACAGTGAG GTTGACCAATCACAAGAAAACCAATATGTAGTTGCACCAGTGG AAAAGGGACGACCAGAGGAAGACAATGACACGGTTCATGAAG ACGACACTCAGGATCCAGATGAGGATGAACAGCAATTGGCTAGGGTGAAAGACTGGATCGCTAGCCATCACCTCGATACTATTGGGCTTAATGACGTTCTCTCCAATTTCCCAGATATCTCAGTA GTTTTGACTGAAG AAATTATGGACAAGCTTGTAAAAGAAGGCTTTTTATCAAAAACTGGAACAGACACCTACGCCAAAGACAAGCAGAAG AAATCCGACTTTGAGTTCAATTTAGTGAAAGAGGAAATGGAGGGCCCAGCAGTTTCAATTGATAACAAAGCTCCCCGGATCGATGACCACATGTACATGAGG GCTTTATATCATTCTCTTCCTCTGAAATATGTGACAGTGGCAAAGCTTCAGACCCAGCTAGATGGAGAGGCCAATCAGACAACTGTCCGCAAATTAATTGAGAAAATGACCCGAGACGGTTTCCTTGAGGCTAAAGGCAGCCGTAGGCTGG GCAAGCGCGTTATTCATTCAAGTCAAACTGAGAAAAAGCTTATAGAAGTCAAGAAAGCTTTGGACAATAATGTTATG GATGTAGATAACAATCAACAAAGTATCAAGTCCAGCCATCTAGAATTCCAGAAAATAG GGAACAACCACAGGGATAACTCAACCTGTGGTGTCCTCCATTCAATAGGATCAGATCTTACACGCATGAGGGTTAGATCCGACATTAATCAAAATGAATCAAGCATGAGTGAGCAGACTATCTCAAGGACAAAGGAAGTTGGCAACACTCCCACAAGCAGAGCAGAG CCAGTTGCTTCAAGAGAGAGTTTCGCTCCAGGAAATGAAAATGGCAGAGCAAATGGAACCACAAATTACTGTGATGAGGCAGACACAGTCATCTGCAGCAGATCTACTCAAGACAAAAGAACTAGGAAAACAAGCACG GTTAAGGAGCCAATTATTCAGTACGTGAAGCGCCAGAGATCTCAAGCCGTTTGA
- the LOC110628270 gene encoding CTD small phosphatase-like protein 2 isoform X8, producing the protein MQTKKRIAGRTTSRELNTPRISRTQKKAPDNVQANQKKVTELITSSARKQKCVGSLQKKNEEPVAATKLNTTYSSGHNGTSNAASLCDHEGCNEEPCIFSPAFRMSKIAGEEIANGVNFFKSFQNGDQKLHQEGRTCYPNVDIDMQDHHVTRDTLESTSGEDEKMTCHNYIGDDPNTSSMLFSVDTNTVNSPSNGDSEGAGLSSEVSAIYLAMKNSKLECVDEYDQDCMSTKDDDDFEEYDDFDPYLFIKNLPELSSVVPTFRPMLLPKQTRSCPPITLVLDLDETLVHSTLELCDDADFTFPVNFNLQEHTVYVRCRPHLKDFMEKVSTLFEIIIFTASQSIYAEQLLNVLDPKRKIFRHRVYRESCVLVEGNYIKDLSVLGRDLARVIIIDNSPQAFGFQVDNGIPIESWFDDRSDQELLLLIPFLESLVGVEDVRPLIAKKYNLWDKIAAAVYPLHSNRGDPLERL; encoded by the exons ATGCAAACGAAGAAAAGAATTGCTGGAAGAACTACTTCAAGAGAACTTAACACTCCCAGGATTTCTAGAACTCAGAAGAAAGCTCCTGATAATGTGCAAGCTAATCAGAAGAAAGTCACTGAGCTCATCACATCTTCAGCTAGAAAGCAGAAATGTG TAGGCAGTCTTCAAAAGAAAAATGAGGAGCCTGTTGCTGCTACAAAATTGAATACCACATACAGCTCAGGGCATAATGGGACATCTAATGCTGCCTCTTTGTGTGATCATGAG GGTTGTAATGAGGAACCATGTATATTCTCTCCAGCTTTTCGCATGTCTAAAATTGCTGGAGAGGAAATTGCCAATGGAG TCAACTTCTTCAAATCGTTTCAAAATGGGGACCAGAAATTACACCAGGAGGGTAGAACATGCTACCCAAATGTAGATATTGATATGCAGGATCACCATGTTACTCGAGACACTTTAGAGTCTACTTCAGGAGAAGATGAAAAGATGACATGCCATAATTACATAGGAGATGATCCAAACACATCATCCATGTTATTTTCTGTAGATACAAATACTGTCAATTCTCCTTCTAATGGAGATTCAGAAGGGGCTGGCCTTTCATCTGAAGTTTCAGCTATATATCTTGCCATGAAGAATTCAAAATTGGAATGTGTAGATGAGTATGATCAAGATTGCATGTCAACCAAGGATGATGATGATTTCGAGGAATATGATGACTTTGATCCTTACTTATTCATAAAGAACTTGCCTGAGCTGTCCTCAGTTGTCCCCACATTTCGGCCAATGCTGCTACCTAAACAGACACGAAGCTGCCCTCCTATTACTCTTGTTTTAGACTTGGACG AGACTTTGGTGCACTCCACACTAGAACTTTGTGATGATGCAGACTTCACGTTTCCTGTGAACTTTAACCTCCAGGAGCATACAGTCTATGTTCGATGCCGTCCCCACCTCAAAGATTTTATggagaaagtttccactcttTTTGAGATCATTATATTTACTGCTAGTCAAAGTATTTATGCGGAGCAGCTTCTCAATGTGCTTGATCCAAAGAGGAAGATATTCCGCCATCGTGTTTACCGTGAATCTTGTGTTTTGGTGGAGGGGAATTACATCAAAGATTTGTCAGTTCTTGGCCGTGATTTGGCACGTGTTATTATAATTGACAACTCTCCTCAG GCGTTTGGGTTCCAAGTGGACAATGGTATACCAATTGAGAGCTGGTTTGATGATCGTTCAGATCAAGAATTGCTTTTACTCATTCCATTTTTGGAGAGCTTAGTTGGGGTTGAAGATGTGAGGCCGCTGATTGCTAAGAAATACAATCTTTGGGACAAAATTGCTGCAGCTGTTTATCCTCTACATTCAAATAGGGGAGATCCCTTGGAAAG GTTGTAG
- the LOC110628270 gene encoding meiosis-specific protein ASY1 isoform X5, translating into MKIKKLMPMDAESRRLIDWMEKGVYDALQKKYLKTLLFSVCEGMEGPMIEEYAFSFGYSNSDSQDVSMNINRTGNKKQGGTFKCNSTTEVTPNQMRSSACKMIRTLVQLMRTLDRMPEERTILMKLLYYDDVTPADYEPPFFRSCTEEEANNPWTKSPLKMEVGNVNSKHFVLALKVRSVLDPCDDENDDMEEDEVSLGADSLQKDNSSESDSEVDQSQENQYVVAPVEKGRPEEDNDTVHEDDTQDPDEDEQQLARVKDWIASHHLDTIGLNDVLSNFPDISVVLTEEIMDKLVKEGFLSKTGTDTYAKDKQKKSDFEFNLVKEEMEGPAVSIDNKAPRIDDHMYMRALYHSLPLKYVTVAKLQTQLDGEANQTTVRKLIEKMTRDGFLEAKGSRRLGKRVIHSSQTEKKLIEVKKALDNNVMDVDNNQQSIKSSHLEFQKIGNNHRDNSTCGVLHSIGSDLTRMRVRSDINQNESSMSEQTISRTKEVGNTPTSRAENAQPVASRESFAPGNENGRANGTTNYCDEADTVICSRSTQDKRTRKTSTVKEPIIQYVKRQRSQAV; encoded by the exons ATGAAGATCAAGAAGTTGATGCCTATGGATGCAGAGTCTCGTAGACTGATTGATTGGATGGAGAAAG GTGTTTATGATGCATTACAGAAGAAGTACTTGAAGACGCTTTTGTTCTCCGTTTGTGAGGGAATGGAAGGCCCAATGATTGAGGAATATGCGT TTTCCTTCGGTTATTCTAATTCTGACAGTCAAGATGTTTCAATGAATATCAATCGCACTGGAAACAAGAAACAGGGAGGCACATTCAAATGTAACTCCACAACAGAGGTCACTCCCAATCAGATGAG GAGTTCAGCATGTAAAATGATCCGTACACTGGTTCAGTTGATGAGAACTCTGGATAGGATGCCTGAAGAG CGCACAATACTGATGAAACTACTCTACTATGACGATGTGACG CCAGCAGATTATGAACCTCCGTTCTTCAGGAGCTGCACAGAAGAGGAGGCCAATAACCCTTGGACCAAAAGCCCTCTCAAAATGGAGGTTGGGAACGTCAACAGCAAGCATTTTGTACTTGCTCTCAAA GTAAGGAGCGTACTTGATCCTTGCGATGATGAAAATGATGATATGGAAGAGGATGAAGTGAGCTTAGGAGCTGATTCTCTACAGAAGGACAATTCTTCTGAATCTGACAGTGAG GTTGACCAATCACAAGAAAACCAATATGTAGTTGCACCAGTGG AAAAGGGACGACCAGAGGAAGACAATGACACGGTTCATGAAG ACGACACTCAGGATCCAGATGAGGATGAACAGCAATTGGCTAGGGTGAAAGACTGGATCGCTAGCCATCACCTCGATACTATTGGGCTTAATGACGTTCTCTCCAATTTCCCAGATATCTCAGTA GTTTTGACTGAAG AAATTATGGACAAGCTTGTAAAAGAAGGCTTTTTATCAAAAACTGGAACAGACACCTACGCCAAAGACAAGCAGAAG AAATCCGACTTTGAGTTCAATTTAGTGAAAGAGGAAATGGAGGGCCCAGCAGTTTCAATTGATAACAAAGCTCCCCGGATCGATGACCACATGTACATGAGG GCTTTATATCATTCTCTTCCTCTGAAATATGTGACAGTGGCAAAGCTTCAGACCCAGCTAGATGGAGAGGCCAATCAGACAACTGTCCGCAAATTAATTGAGAAAATGACCCGAGACGGTTTCCTTGAGGCTAAAGGCAGCCGTAGGCTGG GCAAGCGCGTTATTCATTCAAGTCAAACTGAGAAAAAGCTTATAGAAGTCAAGAAAGCTTTGGACAATAATGTTATG GATGTAGATAACAATCAACAAAGTATCAAGTCCAGCCATCTAGAATTCCAGAAAATAG GGAACAACCACAGGGATAACTCAACCTGTGGTGTCCTCCATTCAATAGGATCAGATCTTACACGCATGAGGGTTAGATCCGACATTAATCAAAATGAATCAAGCATGAGTGAGCAGACTATCTCAAGGACAAAGGAAGTTGGCAACACTCCCACAAGCAGAGCAGAG AACGCACAGCCAGTTGCTTCAAGAGAGAGTTTCGCTCCAGGAAATGAAAATGGCAGAGCAAATGGAACCACAAATTACTGTGATGAGGCAGACACAGTCATCTGCAGCAGATCTACTCAAGACAAAAGAACTAGGAAAACAAGCACG GTTAAGGAGCCAATTATTCAGTACGTGAAGCGCCAGAGATCTCAAGCCGTTTGA
- the LOC110628270 gene encoding meiosis-specific protein ASY1 isoform X1 gives MVVAQRVKETEITEQDSLLLTRNLLRIAIFNISYIRGLFPEKYFNDKSVPALEMKIKKLMPMDAESRRLIDWMEKGVYDALQKKYLKTLLFSVCEGMEGPMIEEYAFSFGYSNSDSQDVSMNINRTGNKKQGGTFKCNSTTEVTPNQMRSSACKMIRTLVQLMRTLDRMPEERTILMKLLYYDDVTPADYEPPFFRSCTEEEANNPWTKSPLKMEVGNVNSKHFVLALKVRSVLDPCDDENDDMEEDEVSLGADSLQKDNSSESDSEVDQSQENQYVVAPVEKGRPEEDNDTVHEDDTQDPDEDEQQLARVKDWIASHHLDTIGLNDVLSNFPDISVVLTEEIMDKLVKEGFLSKTGTDTYAKDKQKKSDFEFNLVKEEMEGPAVSIDNKAPRIDDHMYMRALYHSLPLKYVTVAKLQTQLDGEANQTTVRKLIEKMTRDGFLEAKGSRRLGKRVIHSSQTEKKLIEVKKALDNNVMDVDNNQQSIKSSHLEFQKIGNNHRDNSTCGVLHSIGSDLTRMRVRSDINQNESSMSEQTISRTKEVGNTPTSRAENAQPVASRESFAPGNENGRANGTTNYCDEADTVICSRSTQDKRTRKTSTVKEPIIQYVKRQRSQAV, from the exons ATG GTTGTAGCACAGAGGGTTAAAGAAACGGAGATCACCGAGCAGGACTCTCTTCTTCTG ACAAGGAACCTTCTCCGTATTGCCATATTCAATATTAGTTACATCAGAGGTCTCTTTCCAGAGAAGTATTTCAATGATAAGTCTGTTCCCGCTTTAG AGATGAAGATCAAGAAGTTGATGCCTATGGATGCAGAGTCTCGTAGACTGATTGATTGGATGGAGAAAG GTGTTTATGATGCATTACAGAAGAAGTACTTGAAGACGCTTTTGTTCTCCGTTTGTGAGGGAATGGAAGGCCCAATGATTGAGGAATATGCGT TTTCCTTCGGTTATTCTAATTCTGACAGTCAAGATGTTTCAATGAATATCAATCGCACTGGAAACAAGAAACAGGGAGGCACATTCAAATGTAACTCCACAACAGAGGTCACTCCCAATCAGATGAG GAGTTCAGCATGTAAAATGATCCGTACACTGGTTCAGTTGATGAGAACTCTGGATAGGATGCCTGAAGAG CGCACAATACTGATGAAACTACTCTACTATGACGATGTGACG CCAGCAGATTATGAACCTCCGTTCTTCAGGAGCTGCACAGAAGAGGAGGCCAATAACCCTTGGACCAAAAGCCCTCTCAAAATGGAGGTTGGGAACGTCAACAGCAAGCATTTTGTACTTGCTCTCAAA GTAAGGAGCGTACTTGATCCTTGCGATGATGAAAATGATGATATGGAAGAGGATGAAGTGAGCTTAGGAGCTGATTCTCTACAGAAGGACAATTCTTCTGAATCTGACAGTGAG GTTGACCAATCACAAGAAAACCAATATGTAGTTGCACCAGTGG AAAAGGGACGACCAGAGGAAGACAATGACACGGTTCATGAAG ACGACACTCAGGATCCAGATGAGGATGAACAGCAATTGGCTAGGGTGAAAGACTGGATCGCTAGCCATCACCTCGATACTATTGGGCTTAATGACGTTCTCTCCAATTTCCCAGATATCTCAGTA GTTTTGACTGAAG AAATTATGGACAAGCTTGTAAAAGAAGGCTTTTTATCAAAAACTGGAACAGACACCTACGCCAAAGACAAGCAGAAG AAATCCGACTTTGAGTTCAATTTAGTGAAAGAGGAAATGGAGGGCCCAGCAGTTTCAATTGATAACAAAGCTCCCCGGATCGATGACCACATGTACATGAGG GCTTTATATCATTCTCTTCCTCTGAAATATGTGACAGTGGCAAAGCTTCAGACCCAGCTAGATGGAGAGGCCAATCAGACAACTGTCCGCAAATTAATTGAGAAAATGACCCGAGACGGTTTCCTTGAGGCTAAAGGCAGCCGTAGGCTGG GCAAGCGCGTTATTCATTCAAGTCAAACTGAGAAAAAGCTTATAGAAGTCAAGAAAGCTTTGGACAATAATGTTATG GATGTAGATAACAATCAACAAAGTATCAAGTCCAGCCATCTAGAATTCCAGAAAATAG GGAACAACCACAGGGATAACTCAACCTGTGGTGTCCTCCATTCAATAGGATCAGATCTTACACGCATGAGGGTTAGATCCGACATTAATCAAAATGAATCAAGCATGAGTGAGCAGACTATCTCAAGGACAAAGGAAGTTGGCAACACTCCCACAAGCAGAGCAGAG AACGCACAGCCAGTTGCTTCAAGAGAGAGTTTCGCTCCAGGAAATGAAAATGGCAGAGCAAATGGAACCACAAATTACTGTGATGAGGCAGACACAGTCATCTGCAGCAGATCTACTCAAGACAAAAGAACTAGGAAAACAAGCACG GTTAAGGAGCCAATTATTCAGTACGTGAAGCGCCAGAGATCTCAAGCCGTTTGA
- the LOC110628270 gene encoding meiosis-specific protein ASY1 isoform X3 gives MVVAQRVKETEITEQDSLLLTRNLLRIAIFNISYIRGLFPEKYFNDKSVPALEMKIKKLMPMDAESRRLIDWMEKGVYDALQKKYLKTLLFSVCEGMEGPMIEEYAFSFGYSNSDSQDVSMNINRTGNKKQGGTFKCNSTTEVTPNQMRSSACKMIRTLVQLMRTLDRMPEEPADYEPPFFRSCTEEEANNPWTKSPLKMEVGNVNSKHFVLALKVRSVLDPCDDENDDMEEDEVSLGADSLQKDNSSESDSEVDQSQENQYVVAPVEKGRPEEDNDTVHEDDTQDPDEDEQQLARVKDWIASHHLDTIGLNDVLSNFPDISVVLTEEIMDKLVKEGFLSKTGTDTYAKDKQKKSDFEFNLVKEEMEGPAVSIDNKAPRIDDHMYMRALYHSLPLKYVTVAKLQTQLDGEANQTTVRKLIEKMTRDGFLEAKGSRRLGKRVIHSSQTEKKLIEVKKALDNNVMDVDNNQQSIKSSHLEFQKIGNNHRDNSTCGVLHSIGSDLTRMRVRSDINQNESSMSEQTISRTKEVGNTPTSRAENAQPVASRESFAPGNENGRANGTTNYCDEADTVICSRSTQDKRTRKTSTVKEPIIQYVKRQRSQAV, from the exons ATG GTTGTAGCACAGAGGGTTAAAGAAACGGAGATCACCGAGCAGGACTCTCTTCTTCTG ACAAGGAACCTTCTCCGTATTGCCATATTCAATATTAGTTACATCAGAGGTCTCTTTCCAGAGAAGTATTTCAATGATAAGTCTGTTCCCGCTTTAG AGATGAAGATCAAGAAGTTGATGCCTATGGATGCAGAGTCTCGTAGACTGATTGATTGGATGGAGAAAG GTGTTTATGATGCATTACAGAAGAAGTACTTGAAGACGCTTTTGTTCTCCGTTTGTGAGGGAATGGAAGGCCCAATGATTGAGGAATATGCGT TTTCCTTCGGTTATTCTAATTCTGACAGTCAAGATGTTTCAATGAATATCAATCGCACTGGAAACAAGAAACAGGGAGGCACATTCAAATGTAACTCCACAACAGAGGTCACTCCCAATCAGATGAG GAGTTCAGCATGTAAAATGATCCGTACACTGGTTCAGTTGATGAGAACTCTGGATAGGATGCCTGAAGAG CCAGCAGATTATGAACCTCCGTTCTTCAGGAGCTGCACAGAAGAGGAGGCCAATAACCCTTGGACCAAAAGCCCTCTCAAAATGGAGGTTGGGAACGTCAACAGCAAGCATTTTGTACTTGCTCTCAAA GTAAGGAGCGTACTTGATCCTTGCGATGATGAAAATGATGATATGGAAGAGGATGAAGTGAGCTTAGGAGCTGATTCTCTACAGAAGGACAATTCTTCTGAATCTGACAGTGAG GTTGACCAATCACAAGAAAACCAATATGTAGTTGCACCAGTGG AAAAGGGACGACCAGAGGAAGACAATGACACGGTTCATGAAG ACGACACTCAGGATCCAGATGAGGATGAACAGCAATTGGCTAGGGTGAAAGACTGGATCGCTAGCCATCACCTCGATACTATTGGGCTTAATGACGTTCTCTCCAATTTCCCAGATATCTCAGTA GTTTTGACTGAAG AAATTATGGACAAGCTTGTAAAAGAAGGCTTTTTATCAAAAACTGGAACAGACACCTACGCCAAAGACAAGCAGAAG AAATCCGACTTTGAGTTCAATTTAGTGAAAGAGGAAATGGAGGGCCCAGCAGTTTCAATTGATAACAAAGCTCCCCGGATCGATGACCACATGTACATGAGG GCTTTATATCATTCTCTTCCTCTGAAATATGTGACAGTGGCAAAGCTTCAGACCCAGCTAGATGGAGAGGCCAATCAGACAACTGTCCGCAAATTAATTGAGAAAATGACCCGAGACGGTTTCCTTGAGGCTAAAGGCAGCCGTAGGCTGG GCAAGCGCGTTATTCATTCAAGTCAAACTGAGAAAAAGCTTATAGAAGTCAAGAAAGCTTTGGACAATAATGTTATG GATGTAGATAACAATCAACAAAGTATCAAGTCCAGCCATCTAGAATTCCAGAAAATAG GGAACAACCACAGGGATAACTCAACCTGTGGTGTCCTCCATTCAATAGGATCAGATCTTACACGCATGAGGGTTAGATCCGACATTAATCAAAATGAATCAAGCATGAGTGAGCAGACTATCTCAAGGACAAAGGAAGTTGGCAACACTCCCACAAGCAGAGCAGAG AACGCACAGCCAGTTGCTTCAAGAGAGAGTTTCGCTCCAGGAAATGAAAATGGCAGAGCAAATGGAACCACAAATTACTGTGATGAGGCAGACACAGTCATCTGCAGCAGATCTACTCAAGACAAAAGAACTAGGAAAACAAGCACG GTTAAGGAGCCAATTATTCAGTACGTGAAGCGCCAGAGATCTCAAGCCGTTTGA
- the LOC110628270 gene encoding meiosis-specific protein ASY1 isoform X4, with translation MVVAQRVKETEITEQDSLLLTRNLLRIAIFNISYIRGLFPEKYFNDKSVPALEMKIKKLMPMDAESRRLIDWMEKGVYDALQKKYLKTLLFSVCEGMEGPMIEEYAFSFGYSNSDSQDVSMNINRTGNKKQGGTFKCNSTTEVTPNQMRSSACKMIRTLVQLMRTLDRMPEERTILMKLLYYDDVTPADYEPPFFRSCTEEEANNPWTKSPLKMEVGNVNSKHFVLALKVRSVLDPCDDENDDMEEDEVSLGADSLQKDNSSESDSEVDQSQENQYVVAPVEKGRPEEDNDTVHEDDTQDPDEDEQQLARVKDWIASHHLDTIGLNDVLSNFPDISVVLTEEIMDKLVKEGFLSKTGTDTYAKDKQKKSDFEFNLVKEEMEGPAVSIDNKAPRIDDHMYMRALYHSLPLKYVTVAKLQTQLDGEANQTTVRKLIEKMTRDGFLEAKGSRRLGKRVIHSSQTEKKLIEVKKALDNNVMDVDNNQQSIKSSHLEFQKIGSDLTRMRVRSDINQNESSMSEQTISRTKEVGNTPTSRAENAQPVASRESFAPGNENGRANGTTNYCDEADTVICSRSTQDKRTRKTSTVKEPIIQYVKRQRSQAV, from the exons ATG GTTGTAGCACAGAGGGTTAAAGAAACGGAGATCACCGAGCAGGACTCTCTTCTTCTG ACAAGGAACCTTCTCCGTATTGCCATATTCAATATTAGTTACATCAGAGGTCTCTTTCCAGAGAAGTATTTCAATGATAAGTCTGTTCCCGCTTTAG AGATGAAGATCAAGAAGTTGATGCCTATGGATGCAGAGTCTCGTAGACTGATTGATTGGATGGAGAAAG GTGTTTATGATGCATTACAGAAGAAGTACTTGAAGACGCTTTTGTTCTCCGTTTGTGAGGGAATGGAAGGCCCAATGATTGAGGAATATGCGT TTTCCTTCGGTTATTCTAATTCTGACAGTCAAGATGTTTCAATGAATATCAATCGCACTGGAAACAAGAAACAGGGAGGCACATTCAAATGTAACTCCACAACAGAGGTCACTCCCAATCAGATGAG GAGTTCAGCATGTAAAATGATCCGTACACTGGTTCAGTTGATGAGAACTCTGGATAGGATGCCTGAAGAG CGCACAATACTGATGAAACTACTCTACTATGACGATGTGACG CCAGCAGATTATGAACCTCCGTTCTTCAGGAGCTGCACAGAAGAGGAGGCCAATAACCCTTGGACCAAAAGCCCTCTCAAAATGGAGGTTGGGAACGTCAACAGCAAGCATTTTGTACTTGCTCTCAAA GTAAGGAGCGTACTTGATCCTTGCGATGATGAAAATGATGATATGGAAGAGGATGAAGTGAGCTTAGGAGCTGATTCTCTACAGAAGGACAATTCTTCTGAATCTGACAGTGAG GTTGACCAATCACAAGAAAACCAATATGTAGTTGCACCAGTGG AAAAGGGACGACCAGAGGAAGACAATGACACGGTTCATGAAG ACGACACTCAGGATCCAGATGAGGATGAACAGCAATTGGCTAGGGTGAAAGACTGGATCGCTAGCCATCACCTCGATACTATTGGGCTTAATGACGTTCTCTCCAATTTCCCAGATATCTCAGTA GTTTTGACTGAAG AAATTATGGACAAGCTTGTAAAAGAAGGCTTTTTATCAAAAACTGGAACAGACACCTACGCCAAAGACAAGCAGAAG AAATCCGACTTTGAGTTCAATTTAGTGAAAGAGGAAATGGAGGGCCCAGCAGTTTCAATTGATAACAAAGCTCCCCGGATCGATGACCACATGTACATGAGG GCTTTATATCATTCTCTTCCTCTGAAATATGTGACAGTGGCAAAGCTTCAGACCCAGCTAGATGGAGAGGCCAATCAGACAACTGTCCGCAAATTAATTGAGAAAATGACCCGAGACGGTTTCCTTGAGGCTAAAGGCAGCCGTAGGCTGG GCAAGCGCGTTATTCATTCAAGTCAAACTGAGAAAAAGCTTATAGAAGTCAAGAAAGCTTTGGACAATAATGTTATG GATGTAGATAACAATCAACAAAGTATCAAGTCCAGCCATCTAGAATTCCAGAAAATAG GATCAGATCTTACACGCATGAGGGTTAGATCCGACATTAATCAAAATGAATCAAGCATGAGTGAGCAGACTATCTCAAGGACAAAGGAAGTTGGCAACACTCCCACAAGCAGAGCAGAG AACGCACAGCCAGTTGCTTCAAGAGAGAGTTTCGCTCCAGGAAATGAAAATGGCAGAGCAAATGGAACCACAAATTACTGTGATGAGGCAGACACAGTCATCTGCAGCAGATCTACTCAAGACAAAAGAACTAGGAAAACAAGCACG GTTAAGGAGCCAATTATTCAGTACGTGAAGCGCCAGAGATCTCAAGCCGTTTGA